A genome region from Corvus hawaiiensis isolate bCorHaw1 chromosome 4, bCorHaw1.pri.cur, whole genome shotgun sequence includes the following:
- the HEBP1 gene encoding heme-binding protein 1 — MLGMVKNSLLSTVEAWPYRLLSKGEKDQVSYEERACEGGMFAAVELVGKPFDEASKEGAVKLLKYVGGSNDKGVGMGMTAPVSITAFPAEDGSFQQKVKVSLRIPSQFQANPPCPTDESIKIEEREGMTIYSTQFGGYAKEADYVSYAAKLKAALGSDAAYRKDFYLCNGYDPPMKPYGRRNEVWFVKE, encoded by the exons ATGCTGGGCATGGTGAAGAACTCGCTGCTGAGCACGGTGGAGGCATGGCCCTACCGCCTGCTGAGCAAGGGCGAGAAG gATCAGGTCAGCTACGAGGAAAGGGCGTGCGAGGGCGGGATGTTCGCCGCGGTGGAGCTGGTGGGGAAGCCGTTCGACGAAGCCTCGAAGGAAGGGGCAGTCAAGCTCCTGAAGTACGTCGGAGGAAGCAACGACAAGG GAGTTGGAATGGGCATGACTGCTCCTGTCTCCAtcactgcttttcctgctgaagaTGGCTCCTTTCAGCAGAAGGTGAAAGTCTCTCTGCGGATCCCGAGCCAGTTTCAAGCCAACCCACCTTGTCCTACCGATGAAAGCATTAAGATTGAAGAAAGAGAGGGGATGACCATTTATTCCAC GCAGTTTGGTGGCTATGCCAAAGAGGCAGATTACGTGAGCTATGCTGCCAAGCTGAAGGCTGCTCTGGGGAGTGATGCTGCATACCGCAAGGATTTCTACTTGTGTAATGGTTATGACCCTCCTATGAAGCCTTACGGACGCCGCAATGAGGTCTGGTTTGTGAAGGAGTGA